The DNA region CATTCTTCTTGGAGAATAGCTTGGCAAATGTATTCCAAGCTTCATGAGGAATTTTGGCATCTCGAATATGTTCCAGCACATCTTCTTCTATTGTAGTTTTCTAAGCAAACATTGCTTTGCCTGCCTTTATCTTCCATTTTCGTAGAGTACCGCTTGCATCTTCAACCTCTGGTTGTGTAATTTCACAACCACTCACAACTTCCCACAAATCTTGGCCCTGCATGTAAGACATCATGCATGTTGACCAAGTTTTGTAGTTCTGATTGTTGAGCTTTTTAATCCCTCCAATGACTTGAAGATCACCCATCTCACTCTCTCTTTTCCTCACATGTTTAACTCTTAATACTCTCTCTTTTCCTTACGTGTTTAGCTcttaaaaaacagaaacaaagatCTCTCTTAaacaaggctctgataccaattgttaaaCAATAAAGATAACAGAAAGATAACAATAAGAAATAGAGAAGTACACTGGAAGATGAGAACGAAATGAGATAATTTATTGAGCTGGACTGATATGCTTTATATAGGCAAATCAGTTACGTACAAATAGAAACTAACAGTTGCTTCCATTATTCTAGCCACAGAATACTAACAACTTCCTATAATTAGCAAAGCAATAATTGAAACTAACGAACTGCAAAAGAATAGGACAACTTTGCTGACTTGGTCAGTTTATTTTAACAAGTCTGGTGTTGATATTTTAACATATTCCACCAGCTGTTACTCGAGCCCCATCACCTGGCCCTCGGACAATCAAAGGCTATTCTTTATACCTTGTAGTTGTGAAAgctaattaaaatctaattaataacatattatagTGTTGATATATgtaattttcaagttcaaagggtttttattttaaaagtataataaataataatataaattatattttgaagaaatgaaatatcaaattataatttgtattattctGTAATCTTATTTGATGGTTGTATGTAAAATGAGGCAAATTATTATAACAGAAATTTACCATCTTTGCTTGGAATGTAAAATTTACCGTCTAGgcaattgaaagatgaaatataTTGCCCAATACATCAACTTAAAGGTCACGATTATCCCCCTtgacaattcatttttttataattataaatttactaaaacAGGTCCGAGGGTGGTTTTAAAGTCCAATGAGATCACAATCAtgaatatttctttcaaattagcacaattaataaatttatttagaaaaaaaaagagcttggTGTAGTGTAATTCAAATACCTaggaaatttttgttttacaagGATAAGTAGCTTTTTAACCCACCACAggattttaattatagttttccTAGGAAGATATGAACATGGCGGATAATAAAAGTGTTTCCTGTAACAACAAATGGtttctgaaattaaataaagacGGCAATTTTAATCAGATAACAATaggacaaattaaaaaagaaaatcatctaCTTAAATGTCAATTAAGTCACTGAAAGTAACCTTAAATGTACGAAAAAGCTGATTCAAAACATTGAACAAAAGAGATTTATGAGCATAGCAAAGTCCTTCATATTCAAACAAAAGTAATAGCCCTTCAACATACATATTGTCGCATCAGACATCACGGCAAccttaaaaagtttttaaatcttggaaagaacggatttctaGCATCCTGTTTTTTAATGAGGAATGATCttatttaaggagtcgccacctagtattatggtcactaggaaccctaactggtcaacagagattctatggttcgggactggttacgtaaaagggaagatattatcaccccttaaacgtcctgcttGAGGCAGACTACATTGCtggtttcgtcttaaattgctaaatgtttatgaGTTTAcgctatgataatttgcttttaatattcttgactctgtcgccagtgaatattcaactacggatactttcaactctggcgttggtaaatatcacgtagctataaaataaattagatcaatattttttttatttccggCTCTaacgccagtgaataaataaataaaaataaatttatttttacgtattcacatattttttatttttctagctaaataaaataaaacacaacgaataaaaataatataaatttaaaccggtatttttattccttactctggcgttagtgaataaaccaataaatttatattatttttatttgtgtatacataatttttttttatttcttttctaattttttttttttctattttttatattgggctgggctgggcccagcccagctCAGCGTATATATTTTTTGGGCTTGGCCCAGCTAGCCTGGCCaggccactggcccaagccagtggcccggCTGGGCTGCAGGCACGCGTGGTTCAGACCACGCGTGCGCTGCACAgggcgaaggtaattaaattaccttcgcccCTGTTCTTGCTCTTATAATTAAATGTGCAGAAacgaagaaaaaaggaaagccTTACCTGGCGATTCTAAGGCGCAGGCGACAGCAACAATTCGAGCACTCCCGGAGAATTCTCTCTTCCTCCTCTCAGTCTCTTCCCCTCTGTTCGTCttctgttccttttctttttgtttttttctttttgttttctcagtCCTTGTGATGAAGAACAGAGGACGTTGCTGGCTTCTCCTTTCGAATTTGGGTCTGGGTTTTTGCTCTATAAGTGGCTTGCGTTTTTGCTCTGGTTTTCGGTCTGTGTtgctctagtttttttttttttgccgtcTGTGGTTGCTGAGAGACAGACGAAAACGATGATATATGTAGGTGTGGTGGCTGAAGAAAAACTTCCCCCACTGTTTTTTCTCCCCTGTTTCTTGGCTCCTCCTGCTTCTGTTTTTTTCGTCTCTGTTTATGCTCCGTTCCCCCCTCTTAGGTACTgggttttcttctcccttttataGAGAAGATTGTCCCTCAACCAGTCCTGCCCTTGCAGGACTGTTATGGAATCCACGACCGAGATCGTGGGCAAGAGACGGGGTCATGATAGGATTTGTTGTAGATTTTCAGGTCTCCGATTGAATCGGGATGGAGAAGATGCACGATCCCTAGCACGGCGCCGTTTCGGCAGAAAGTGACATTTTCATTTTGACCCCTGCTTTCTTTGGAAATTTTGACAGTTGGACCTCAATTAAAATCCcctttaattttacccttggattaatttcaattaagtccctgaattaattaatcaaatcaaagtttaattaagtccacaaacttattagTTCTTCTAATTTTgcccctttttttattaatttcaattaaatctctaaattggtacactgtttacaaaacaatcattaattccctgattattcaatttggtccttaattaattcttttaatttttctcttttggattaatttcaattaagtccttgaatttatttaattaattaaatcaaagtttaattaagtccacaaacttattaattcttctaatttcattaattaaactaatccaaattttaaagtaaaatttttaaacttattaattcttcaatttctgatcaatttattctcaaatttgataattttatccctaaacttcaaaatttgttgtcttaaccacattgtcaactatatttaatttttattatttgtttcaaaattgggttatgcaTGTCTGGactttaaatatatcataatattttaataacaaaatattgatGAAGTGGTTTATGCAATATAATGAATGAGCAAATTAAGAGGCTGCAAAAATGCAAGCCagtaaaatcaacaacaaagcaagaaacttttttttttattagttttttttttagattcaaataTGCATCATCGGTGTTCGAATATTAAGTTAAATTAGTTGCAAGGAACTTACACTGCATAGAAGTCATTAAAACATATGTATAATACTCTacattaaatactttttttttcttgggataaCCTAGAGGAATGAACACCCAAAACGAAAACGAGATAACAATAAGGAACAAAAAACCCAcaaagcaaaagaaagaaaaataaaaataaaaagtataaagaaaccaaaatatatataacaggTAAAAATAGTAGTGAGTGAGTGCTCAACTGACAATAGTTAATAGATACAGATATCTTTAGAGGGAGAAGATATTTCTTATTCGAATATaaccatttatatttttttaattcatatataagtGTGAGATTGAATAAGAACCTCGAATTGATAGTCTTTTCTTCATAATTTGACTTTTTAAAGTGACCAACTATTTATTTATCGTGTTCAGTAGTGTATTTATGATACGAAAAAAACCGGgcaaaggaattttttttttaatagtgaatCTGACTTTTAGGCACCAGCTATGATTGCGATTGCTCGAAATCTTGGTTAGGCTATTAGCACTactaaattaattgttttaccaccgacactataaaaaaaaaaaaataaatacaagaaaaaatatcgagagaatatttttattgataaatttttgaaggattttatcaataaaaatattttcttgatatatacTGAGAGAATtacagtagaaaaaaaaattaaaacaaagcaaaaataaaatgatgaggtGTTATTTTTACCAACAGTATTACCGACGGTATAAATTCTATTggtaaaatccgtcggtaaattcgTTTGTAATCTAtgaacattgttcatcatgtcaattataaagggaatcaccgatggaattTTCTAGAGAGCTTCAGAACTGTTcactttccaattgcactgttaattgttgttctttacagacaaaatcaccgacggattgaaaagtctTTGGTGTTATTTAGCggttttctagaaaaaaatcaattaattgaagattttaaatattataaacgaaatcaccgacggattgaaaaatcatcggtgattgttggcggtttctgaaatttttttatgaaattaaaaatttaaattaaatattatatacagaataattaaaatttttaattaatatttaattattcattggTAAAACCATTGCTAACGAGCcccaataaaaattttgaatccTCTTATTTCACAAAAGAGAGACTcgtttcttattcttcttctacttcttcttcttcttctttttcaatatatgtaaaaaatattaatatctatttctttctcttctcatcTCCTTCTCGTTTCCTTCATGCTCAGGTAtgtcttcttattttttcttcttttatcctcttagtttttttttttaattaatatgctttacgaaattttctctctctccttagcttcacttgcaactacattaaggtaatatttttcttttttcatcatttttttcactatatttgttttttaatgtatttttaattgtttttgttcttaataattgtataaatgttgttgtgagattttttttcatatgagatcaaattttagttgatttatttataggatacttaaatttttagcaattacaacttcatttttttcatatgaatttctttagttgaatttatattttcattttatttatttgttgcaaatttttttgagttgattttcttattcttttttttcccaagcattttgattatatattatagactgttgatttatgttaattttattattttataattttataaaatggattttttaaaaatatttttaaataattaccaaaGGTATTTTTCGAGGGATATACTGACGGAATAAAacgggtattttttttatgcgtCTTTTCTGTCAATAAATCCAtcagtaataataattttttattaccaatgaatttaccgacgaacaaaaaattaccgataaAAAATTCATCGACGGAGAGTttttttattccgtcggtaaaactgttaaatgttGTAGTATGAAATGTCTAAAAtagctttattaatttttgtttgactaatttaccaaaaaataataataaaaaaaatcaaagctttaaaaaattcaaaataagttttttcttcTCGTTTATCTCTCACTAAATTTAGGCAAGACACAAGTTCGAACAAATGCAAGTCCAAATTCTTTTGCCGGCATTACTTGAACAACATTGCTCAAGAAAAGGTTCTAAATAAATCCATGTAAAGATTTTCAATAATACCTGTCAAATCAAGGAATCCAATCCAAAATCGAAGCCACCATGAATTTCAAAACCCACTTATTTGTTTAATGAAACACGCTTAAAGACTTTTCCAGACTGTAAGAAATAGACCGTAGGCCTCATTGGTTAATTCTCAAATCTACTCTACCTAGGTATAATAAGTTAATTGCCAAATCAATTTTGTGAGCACGTTTTCCAATAAATTATAGTAGCTTGCTGCCGTAGGCTAATTCTAGTTTGAAAATACCAACGCTAATTAAATTCCATATTAccctttatcttttaataaggATACTTTCTACGTATTAGTATTAAAGTCTAGTGCAGGAATAAATAGAcctgtttaatttattttttaaaataattaacaattattgacatttataatttattaaatcaaatctacTGATACCGCATCTCTTATTGAAATCCTAGATGTCAACTTATCCATATATACGCAGTAAAGACAAACAATATGATAGGTATGCATGGCTGAAGCGGGACCCGTTTATCAAATATCGAATCGAACATCTTATACACATCCACAATATCACAGgtactatatataattttgaatatttgatcGATCACTACATAGCTCCAAACCAATCCATGGATTTCCCCTTTCAGTTCTCAGCAACTGCTGTACTTATTCTGTTTGCCTTTATTACGCCCTCGATCTACTATTTGTTTCGGATTCCAGGAAAGGAGATAAGCAAGAAGAGAGCACCGCCGGAAGCTGCCGGTGCATGGCCCCTTATTGGCCATCTCCATCTACTAGCAGGCTCACAACCACCCCATATAACTTTGGGAAACTTGGCTGACAAGTATGGTCCGATATTCACCGTCAAGCTTGGAGTCCATCGAACTTTGATAGTGAGTAACTGGGAGATGGCCAAGGAGTGTCTAAGGACCAATGACAAAGCTTTCGCTACTCGACCTAAGACTCTTGCAATGGATATCTTGGGCTACAATTACAGCATTCTTAGTTTTAGTCCCTACGGAACTTATTGGCGTCTGATACGCAAAATAGTCACTCTTGAGGTTCTCTCTAATCATCGACTGGAGATGTTCAGACATGTTCGAGAGGATGAGGTGAGGGATGCTGTAGGAGCGTTATACCAGCAATGGATCGGCAACAAAAGTAATTCACAAAAGCTTTTGGTGGAGATGAAGAGATGGTTTAGCGACATAACTTTAAACGTTATATTGAAGATAATTGTTAGCAAGCGATATGTGGAGTATGCAAGCCCTGGAGAGGAAAAGCCGAGCGATGAATGGAGGGATTCACTGAGGAAATTTTTAGAATTGTCAGGAATGTTTGTAGCGTCTGACGCACTTCCATTTTTAAGATGGTTGGATTTGGGAGGAGCTGAGAAGGCAATGAAAAGGACAGCAAAAAATCTAGACCATGCGGTTGAAAAATGGTTAGAAGAGCACAAGCAGAAGAAAGCTTCTGGGACAGCCAAGGGAGAAGATGATTTCATGGATTTGATGCTGTCCGTCGACTTGGATGATGCTAAAGAGCTTTCTAATCGCAGTGCTGATACCATCACTAAGGCTACATGTCTGGTATGATATTTTTCTACAAACTTATGGTATAACATTAATGGACGGGCGTGTGtgtagatatatataaaaatttaatatttaaaaaaatgaataatgattGTGTGAAGAAACATTAGCTCATACCTTGTTTTGATGATGATGCCAtagtaatttataataaaacttCGATAAGGAGTACCATCCTCAGCTAAAGATAAACTTGCTAAAGATATACGTAGGTTGCCATGGTAACTAAAGGCCACAAGCTTTCTCAACAACTATTCCTGAAGTTAAAACTTGCGGGCTTGCTGGCGCATAATTTTATCCAGTGATAAACACtgatatagaaataaaaattcaaaactaaatagaaaaaataattaaaattcaaaattaattagaaaaaaaatattaaaacaacaatttctAGTTCTGATTTTAGTGTCTTCTCAATTTTGGCTGGTTATAGCCAACCAATACCCTATGGAAACGAACTTTTAGAATCGTTTGCGCTGTCGGATTTAAAgtagttattgtttttgttataatcCATGTTTGATGAATttaggcttcttcttcttcttcttgttttttttttaaaaaaaagtttagctTTGTTTACCCAAATCCACAATTGAGTTACATGCATTGGTAATCATTAAAActcttaattaattagttaatttaacttggACATTACTTTAAACAAGTAAATttgcaaataattattttcttgaatatttcaCAGACTCTTATTCTGGCAGCATCAGACACTACATCAGTTACATTAACTTGGACTCTTTCTTTACTACTAAACAATCGCGAGGTCTTAAAGAAAGCACAAGATGAACTAGACATCCATGTTGGTAGAGAAAGGCAAGTGAAGGAGTCTGACATGGAAAACTTGGTCTACTTACAAGCTATTATCAAGGAAACCTTTCGTTTATATCCCGCTGCACCACTGTCTGTACCCCATGAATCCATGGAGGAATGTACCGTAGGTGGCTACCATATTCCTGCTGGCACGCGCATATTCACAAATCTCTCAAAGATTCACCGAGATCCACAAGTGTGGCCGGACCCTAATGAGTTTCAACCAGAAAGGTTTCTGACTACTCACAAGGATTGTGATTTTCGAGGCCAACATTTTGAGTTGATTCCATTTGGTAGCGGAAGAAGAATGTGCCCTGGAGTCTCGTTTGCCCTTCTAGTCCTGAACCTTGCACTTGCTACTTTGCTGCATGGGTTCGACATAGAGACTCTGGATGATGCACCGGTTGATATGACTGAAACCGGTGGAATAACCAACGTCAAAGCCACACCTTTAAAAGCCCTTCTCACTCCTCGTCTTTCTCCTGGCTTGTATGATCTGCAATAAATATGGAGAGTCCCGTCCTTCCCTGGCTTCTGCTGCATCTAAATCCTTACTATATGTACTAGCGTGCTAATTAATGTAACCactctatataaataaaaatcattagcaCTTATCCATTCGTCCTTGTATCTGCTCTCTCCCAGATCATTCCGTCACTTGTAAACACGAAATATAATTGACAGCCCTAGCTaggagaaaaaaagtaaaaactccAAATAGGTTAATTGACAGCCGTAAAATATTGAACTCTGAATTCAAATTTCCATCTTATAAAtagagttgagaataattaggaggcttaacctaataggttagccaatcctttctatatatatgagtagggcaatatacaatagtaaaggtggagattaccacataagaatatgactacaatatttcctatataattacattctataatacgccccctcaagctgagggtggaggatcaacccgaagcttgaatctaaaaacagtaaatgaagcagcaggaagtggcttagtgaagacatcggcaagttgatcctgagaggaaataaaacgaatctgaatctccttcttcgcaactctatcttagataaaatgataatcaatctcaatatgttttgtgcgagcatgaaatataggatttgcggacaaatacgtggcaccaaggttgtcacaccagataataggGGCAG from Populus alba chromosome 14, ASM523922v2, whole genome shotgun sequence includes:
- the LOC118034165 gene encoding cytochrome P450 CYP82D47; protein product: MDFPFQFSATAVLILFAFITPSIYYLFRIPGKEISKKRAPPEAAGAWPLIGHLHLLAGSQPPHITLGNLADKYGPIFTVKLGVHRTLIVSNWEMAKECLRTNDKAFATRPKTLAMDILGYNYSILSFSPYGTYWRLIRKIVTLEVLSNHRLEMFRHVREDEVRDAVGALYQQWIGNKSNSQKLLVEMKRWFSDITLNVILKIIVSKRYVEYASPGEEKPSDEWRDSLRKFLELSGMFVASDALPFLRWLDLGGAEKAMKRTAKNLDHAVEKWLEEHKQKKASGTAKGEDDFMDLMLSVDLDDAKELSNRSADTITKATCLTLILAASDTTSVTLTWTLSLLLNNREVLKKAQDELDIHVGRERQVKESDMENLVYLQAIIKETFRLYPAAPLSVPHESMEECTVGGYHIPAGTRIFTNLSKIHRDPQVWPDPNEFQPERFLTTHKDCDFRGQHFELIPFGSGRRMCPGVSFALLVLNLALATLLHGFDIETLDDAPVDMTETGGITNVKATPLKALLTPRLSPGLYDLQ